In the genome of Ureibacillus sp. FSL W7-1570, the window AAAAATATAAAAAGTTTTTCTCCATTCTCGATCATTCATCCATTTATGTATTAATCGCAGGAACCTATACGCCGTTTCTATTGATAGCCATCGGCGGAACCCTCGGACTCGTTCTCCTGTGCATCATTTGGGGGATCGCCATCTTCGGGATCGTATTTAAAAGCTTATTTATTCACCGGTTTGAAGCATTTTCCTTATTGTTGTATCTGGTGATGGGCTGGCTGATCATCTTTGCGGTTAAACCGCTTTTTGCATTCATCCATTTGGAAGGGTTTTGTGTCTTGCTTGCCGGCGGATTGTTTTTCACAATCGGTTCTATATTCTATGCATGGAGAAAGCTTCCATATAATCACGCGATATGGCATTTATTTGTGATTGCGGGTTGTGTTTGCATGGTGTATTGTGTGGCGGTGTATTTGTAATTTTTGGATCATTGGCGGCATGAGGCATTGATTAATGGCCAGTGGAATGGAACTTATCGCCACTCCGGAAAGATGACCGCCAGTGGAGAAAAAGTGCAATTGCTGAGGGCGATTATCGCCAAGCTGATGGAATAATCGCCCCTTTTGGAAAAATATTCGCCGAAGTTGTGAACTTAATCGCCTGCACGAGAAAAAGGGGCACTTGCTGTGGCCGTTAATCGCCGAAATTCGAAATTTAATCGCCGAACGAAAAATTTCATATCCTTCGATTTTCCAAAAAGAAAACAGAGCGTACACTTCCCGCTCTGTTTTCGTGCAATTATACCGGACTTACGCCATGTTTCCGTTCCGAGAATACAAGATATTTGGAAGCATAAGCATGCAGTCTTGCCGTCAACACTTGACGCAAATCGTTCGGCTCGATGACATCATCGACAATCAATTCGGAAGCCAACTTATAAATATCGATTTCTTCCCGGTATTCTTGGCGTTTTTGCTCGATGAAGGCCTGCTGCTCCTCTTTTGGAAGCTGGGCAATTTTATTTGCGTAAACCGCATTCACTGCCGCTTCAGGTCCCATTACGGCGATTTGTGCCGTTGTCAACGCAATTACGCAATCCGGCTCGAATGCAGGGCCTGCCATTGCATAAAGCCCGGCTCCATAGGCCTTTCTCACAATCACCGTAATTTTCGGCACGGTTGCTTCGCTCATGGCAAAAATCATTTTTGCACCATGGCGGATGATGCCTTGTCTTTCCACTTGAGTTCCGATCATGAACCCTGGAACGTCTGCCAAGAACACTAACGGAATATGGAAAGCATCGCAAAGATTGATGAATTTTGCGGCTTTATCGGCAGAATCGTGGAACAGCACGCCGCCTTTCACCCTTGGCTGGTTCGCAATGATTCCGACCGCTTGTCCATCAATCCGGGCAAAGCCGGTAATGAGTTCCGCCGCAAACAGTTTTTTCACTTCACAGAAGGAACCTTCATCAATGATTCGATCGATCAAATCATACATATTGAATGGCACGTTTTGATTTTTTGGAATGATTTCCTCAATCGTTTTTTCAAAGTTCGCAGGCAGTTTTGGCGCTTCCACCGGAGGCTTTTCCCGGTAATTATTCGGGAAATAGCTCAAATATTTTCTTGCGTATTCAATGGCTTCTTCTTCCGTTTTGGCAAGCACGTCGCCGCAGCCGGATACGGAGCAGTGCATTTTTGCTCCACCCATTGTTTCCAGATCCACTTTTTCTCCGATCACCATCTCCGCCATTCTCGGTGAACCTAAATACATGGATGCATTTCCTTCCACCATGATGACCACATCACAGAAAGCCGGTATGTAGGCACCACCCGCTGCAGAAGGCCCGAACAACAAGCAAACTTGCGGCACTTTTCCTGAAAGTTTCACCTGATTATAGAAAATGCGGCCAGCTCCACGGCGTCCCGGGAACATTTCCACTTGGTCCGTAATGCGGGCACCGGCAGAATCCACCAGGTAAATGATCGGGCAAGCCAGTTTTTCGGCCGTTTCTTGAATGCGCAAGATTTTTTCTACGGTTCTTTTCCCCCAGGATCCGGCTTTTACCGTGGAATCATTGGCCATAAAGCATACCGTTTGGCCATTGATTTTTCCAATCCCTGTCACCACGCCGTCCGCAGGCAAGTCGCCAGCCACACAGTTGGCGAATAGGCCGTCTTCGATTTGCACATCTTCATCAAGAAGCAGCTTTAAACGGTTGCGTACGAACAGTTTTCCTTGTTCTTTATTTTTTTGATGGTACTTTTCATGGCCACCTTTTTTGATTTCTTCTATTAAATCTGCGTGAGCCTTTTTTGTAACCGTATCACTCATGGATGAATCCTCCTTTGATTTGTGATGTGTCGCGGCTATCTTCCTTGATATTGTGGTTGTCGTTTTTCCTGGAACGCCACCAAACCTTCCAACCGGTCTTCCGTATGCAAAAGCTCATTGTAGGCAAGCTCTTCAATTTTAAGACCGGTTGTCAAATCCACCTCGATGCCTTTGTTGATGGCCACCTTTGCCTGAATCAATGATAACGGTGCGTTTTTGGCAATTTCCAAAGCGAGTTCCGTCGCTTTCTCAAGCAAAATTTCCTTGTCGTACACCGAATTGATCAAGCCGATTTCAAGGGCTTCATTCGCGGAAATTCTTCGTGCCGTGTATATAAGCTCTTTCGCTTTTCCGACCCCGATGATGCGAGGCAAACGCTGCGTTCCACCTGCACCAGGAATGATGCCGAGGGAAACTTCCGTCAGTCCCATTTTGGCTTCACTGCTGGCAATGCGAAGATCGCAAGCTAACGCGAGTTCGAGTCCTCCGCCAAAAGCGACGCCATTCATGACAGCGATAACCGGTTGCGGAAGAGCTTCCACCTGATTGACGGTGCTGCCGATGAGTTTGACCGTTTCCCTCACTTGCTGTTCATTCATGGTTTTCCGTTCTTTCAAGTCTGCACCGGCGCAGAACGCTTTTTCACCGCTGCCTGTGATCAACACCACACGGATTTCCCGGTTTTTGGAGATGGCAACCAAAGTTTCATTCAGTTCCTTCAATAGTTGAAGGGACATTGCATTGGCCGCTTCCGGACGGTTCAGTGTGATCAAACCGATTCCTTTTTCGATTTCGTTAAACTGTACGAGCGTTGTCAACGTTTGCGCTCCTTTCGTTTCTGGCAATTTCCAATTGTTTCGAAATGAGTTTCTTGCCGATTTTTTCTTCGATAAAGAAAGCCGAATCAATCAGCGCTTCCGGATTTACGCCGGTTTCAATGTTCATTGCGGTGAGCAGATAGTTCAAATCTTCCGTAGCCACATTGCCGCTCGCTCCTTTGGCATACGGACACCCTCCAAGACCACCCGTCGAACTGTCGAAAGTGGTGATGCCCATCTCCAACGATTTCACCACATTGGCAAGGGCTGTTCCTCTCGTGTCATGAAAGTGCATGGCAAAGAGTTGAGGCGGGAAATGCTTCAATAAAGTTTCCAATAAGCTTTCCACTTGGGTAGGTACGCCGACGCCGATCGTGTCGCCCAAAGAAATTTCATAAACGCCCATTTCCGCCAATCGATCAACGACTTTCAACACCTGCTCCGGTGCAACCGGCCCATCATACGGGCAGGCAATCACCGTCGATACGTAACCCCGTACTTTTAGATCCGCCTTTTTCGCCTCATCCACGACCTCTTTTAATACAGGGAAAGTTTCATCAATCGATTTATTGATATTGCTTTTGTTATGCCCTTCGCTGGCGGACATGAAAACGCTGATTTCATCCACATGGCAGTTGAATGCCCGTTCAAGGCCGCGAATATTCGGCACCAGCGCCGCATAAGTCACACCCGCTTCTCTTTTGATGGACTTTAGAACTTCTTCGCTGTCTGCCAATTGGGGAATCCACTTCGGATGAACGAAGGAGGATACTTCGATATAGGATAAACCGGTTTTGCTCAGCCGGTTGATCCAATCCACTTTTTCCTTTGTTTCAATAAAATTGGGCTCGTTTTGCAAACCATCCCTTGGCCCGACTTCTTTGATCGTCACTTTTGTCGGAAGCTTCATCCTTTTCCCCCTATTCGATTTCTAAAATGTCATCATCCACGTTGATAAAATCGCCTTCTTGCACAAAGATTTTCTTCACAACCCCATTTGCTTCCGCTGCAATCGGAATTTCCATTTTCATGGATTCCAAGATTACAACATCTTGTCCTTCTTGTACTTGTTCACCTTCTGATACGACGATTTTCCAAACTGTTCCTGCCATATTTGCTTTTACTAATGTTGCCATTATCATCAACCTCCAATTTTTCTATTCTTTAGGGAAAGGGATAGGGCGTTGATGGATGTGGGTGTTGGGCTGTTTGTTCAATTGGTGCGGATGTTTGCCCGTTTTGTGCGGATAAGTATCCATTTGGTGCGGATACATCCTCGTTTTGTGCGGATGGCCATCTTTTTTGTGCGTTTGCCACCTTGTTTTGTGCGGATAGCCATCTTTTTTGTGCGTTTGCCACCTTGTTTTGTGCGGATGGCCATCTTTTTTGTGCGTTTGCCACCTTGTTTTGTGCGGATGGCCATCCTTTTTGTGCGTTTGCCACCTTGTTTTGTGCGGATGGCCATCCTTTTTGTGCGTTTGCCACCTTGTTTTGTGCAGATGGCCATCCTTTTTGTGCGTTTGCCACCTTGTTTTGTGCGGATGGCCATCTTTTTTGTGCGTTTGCCACCTTGTTTTGTGCGGATGGCCATCCTTTTTGTGCGTTTGCCACCTTGTTTTGTGCGGATGGCCATCTTTTTTGTGCGTTTGCCACCTTGTTTTGTGCGGATGGCCATCCTTTTTGTGCGTTTGCCACCTTGTTTTGTGCAGATGGCCATCCTTTTTGTGCGTTTGCCACCTTGTTTTGTGCGGATGGCCATCTTTTTTGTGCGTTTGCCACCTTGTTTTGTGCGGATGGCCATCCTTTTCGTGCGGATAGCACCTTCATTCGCTCGGATAACACCACCGCTCGTGCACATCCCGCATAAGGCACTACCAAATCCACACCCTGCGTCCCAAACGCCCCTATTCTCTTTCCACTTCAAATTGCTTCATTTCCATTACTTTGTCACTTGGACTTCGGGTAAATAATATTCATCTACAAAACTTGTTGTAATATTGCCTTTAATAAATTCTTTGTGGCTGGCAATTTTTAATAACATCGGAATATTGGTTTTGATTCCTTCCACTTTGTACTGTTTTAATGCCTTCACTAAACGTTTGCATGCCTGTTCCCGCGTTTCGCCGTAGCAAATCAGCTTTCCAATCATCGGATCATAGAACGGGGTCACATTGGAACCTGACTCGACGGCGCAGTCATTGCGGATGCCTTCCCCTTCAGGCAATTCCAAAACCGAAATCGCTCCTGGAGAAGGATAAAATGTAACCGGATCTTCCGCATAGATTCGCGCTTCAATCGCATGCCCTTTGATTTGTAAAGAATCGCGGGAAATTTCTAACGGAAGTCCTTGGGCAATGCGGATTTGCTGTTCAACCAGATCCACGCCGGTGATTTCTTCCGTCACCGGGTGCTCCACTTGCAAGCGGGTATTCATTTCCAAGAAATAGAAATTCTCTTTCTCATCCACCAGAAACTCAATGGTTCCTGCATTGGTATAGCCGATATATTGTGCCGCCCGAACGGCCGCCTCCAGCATCTTTTCACGAGTCGTTTCAGAAAGGGTTGGGGACGGGGCTTCTTCAATGACTTTTTGATTGCGACGCTGGATGGAACATTCCCGTTCAAAAAGCGGCACGACGTTCCCATGAACATCGGCTATAATTTGAACTTCCACATGGTGCGGATTTTCGATGTATTTTTCGATATACATCGTTCCGTCGCCAAAGTAGGATTGTGCCCGCTTTTTATTGCCCTCAAAGGCTTTTGCAAGTTCTTCCTGGTTATGGATTCGCTGCATGCCGATGCCACCGCCGCCGCTAGAAGCTTTCAACATTAACGGATAACCGATTTCCTCTGCCACTTTGATCGCTTCTTCCACGCTTTCGATTGCCACATTGACGCCCTCGATGATCGGCACTCCCGCTTCCTTCATCTTGATTCTCGCTTCCAGCTTGCTTCCCATTGCGGCAATGACTTCATGTTTTGGTCCAATGAAGACAATGCCCTCTTCCTCGCAGCGTTTGGCAAAATTCGGATTTTCAGAAAGCAAGCCGTAGCCTGGATGAATGGCATCAACATTCGCCTTTTTCGCCACTTCTATGATTTTCTCAATATTTAAGTAGCTTAAGGCAACGGGAGGTTTACCGATTTCATAGGCTTCATCCGCTTCTCTTACGAAAATGGCATCCCGGTCCGCCTCCGAATACACTGCAACCGTTTGAATGTTCAATTTTTTGCAGGTACGAATCACTCTTCTAGCAATTTCTCCGCGGTTTGCGATTAAAATTTTCTTAAACATCGGCA includes:
- a CDS encoding hydroxymethylglutaryl-CoA lyase, with the translated sequence MKLPTKVTIKEVGPRDGLQNEPNFIETKEKVDWINRLSKTGLSYIEVSSFVHPKWIPQLADSEEVLKSIKREAGVTYAALVPNIRGLERAFNCHVDEISVFMSASEGHNKSNINKSIDETFPVLKEVVDEAKKADLKVRGYVSTVIACPYDGPVAPEQVLKVVDRLAEMGVYEISLGDTIGVGVPTQVESLLETLLKHFPPQLFAMHFHDTRGTALANVVKSLEMGITTFDSSTGGLGGCPYAKGASGNVATEDLNYLLTAMNIETGVNPEALIDSAFFIEEKIGKKLISKQLEIARNERSANVDNARTV
- a CDS encoding acetyl-CoA carboxylase biotin carboxyl carrier protein subunit is translated as MATLVKANMAGTVWKIVVSEGEQVQEGQDVVILESMKMEIPIAAEANGVVKKIFVQEGDFINVDDDILEIE
- a CDS encoding acetyl-CoA carboxylase biotin carboxylase subunit is translated as MFKKILIANRGEIARRVIRTCKKLNIQTVAVYSEADRDAIFVREADEAYEIGKPPVALSYLNIEKIIEVAKKANVDAIHPGYGLLSENPNFAKRCEEEGIVFIGPKHEVIAAMGSKLEARIKMKEAGVPIIEGVNVAIESVEEAIKVAEEIGYPLMLKASSGGGGIGMQRIHNQEELAKAFEGNKKRAQSYFGDGTMYIEKYIENPHHVEVQIIADVHGNVVPLFERECSIQRRNQKVIEEAPSPTLSETTREKMLEAAVRAAQYIGYTNAGTIEFLVDEKENFYFLEMNTRLQVEHPVTEEITGVDLVEQQIRIAQGLPLEISRDSLQIKGHAIEARIYAEDPVTFYPSPGAISVLELPEGEGIRNDCAVESGSNVTPFYDPMIGKLICYGETREQACKRLVKALKQYKVEGIKTNIPMLLKIASHKEFIKGNITTSFVDEYYLPEVQVTK
- a CDS encoding acyl-CoA carboxylase subunit beta encodes the protein MSDTVTKKAHADLIEEIKKGGHEKYHQKNKEQGKLFVRNRLKLLLDEDVQIEDGLFANCVAGDLPADGVVTGIGKINGQTVCFMANDSTVKAGSWGKRTVEKILRIQETAEKLACPIIYLVDSAGARITDQVEMFPGRRGAGRIFYNQVKLSGKVPQVCLLFGPSAAGGAYIPAFCDVVIMVEGNASMYLGSPRMAEMVIGEKVDLETMGGAKMHCSVSGCGDVLAKTEEEAIEYARKYLSYFPNNYREKPPVEAPKLPANFEKTIEEIIPKNQNVPFNMYDLIDRIIDEGSFCEVKKLFAAELITGFARIDGQAVGIIANQPRVKGGVLFHDSADKAAKFINLCDAFHIPLVFLADVPGFMIGTQVERQGIIRHGAKMIFAMSEATVPKITVIVRKAYGAGLYAMAGPAFEPDCVIALTTAQIAVMGPEAAVNAVYANKIAQLPKEEQQAFIEQKRQEYREEIDIYKLASELIVDDVIEPNDLRQVLTARLHAYASKYLVFSERKHGVSPV
- a CDS encoding enoyl-CoA hydratase; its protein translation is MTTLVQFNEIEKGIGLITLNRPEAANAMSLQLLKELNETLVAISKNREIRVVLITGSGEKAFCAGADLKERKTMNEQQVRETVKLIGSTVNQVEALPQPVIAVMNGVAFGGGLELALACDLRIASSEAKMGLTEVSLGIIPGAGGTQRLPRIIGVGKAKELIYTARRISANEALEIGLINSVYDKEILLEKATELALEIAKNAPLSLIQAKVAINKGIEVDLTTGLKIEELAYNELLHTEDRLEGLVAFQEKRQPQYQGR
- a CDS encoding hemolysin III family protein gives rise to the protein MNNIEAFDYKNWKEECWNAITHGIGFLFSIPACVMLILLAAHSGSAIEIVSFSIFGSSLIILFCMSTLLHSMPEKYKKFFSILDHSSIYVLIAGTYTPFLLIAIGGTLGLVLLCIIWGIAIFGIVFKSLFIHRFEAFSLLLYLVMGWLIIFAVKPLFAFIHLEGFCVLLAGGLFFTIGSIFYAWRKLPYNHAIWHLFVIAGCVCMVYCVAVYL